A window of Tautonia plasticadhaerens contains these coding sequences:
- a CDS encoding biotin--[acetyl-CoA-carboxylase] ligase — MPNPWPVLRLDEVESTNDLARSLALSTDDPPSPPLVLRADRQTRGRGRGSNAWWSDPGSLTFSVLLDPIALGLEDRHTPLSSLATAVAVVEAVRPRISRGSAQIRWPNDVEVDGRKVAGILPERVNGPAGPMLIIGIGLNVRTRLNDAPGDVRRMAASLAEFAEFADHEPSPDEQEAIFTDLLDALSRSLDLLSRDDPGLAGRWAGLDQLLGRPVRVDLGSEVVSGIGAGIGPDGGLRVEKPSGVRILYGGRVLRDG, encoded by the coding sequence ATGCCGAACCCCTGGCCCGTGCTGAGGCTTGACGAGGTCGAATCCACCAACGACCTCGCCCGGTCGCTCGCCCTCTCGACCGACGACCCGCCGTCCCCCCCGCTGGTCCTCCGGGCCGACCGGCAGACCCGGGGGCGGGGGCGGGGGTCGAACGCCTGGTGGTCGGATCCCGGCAGCCTGACCTTCAGCGTCCTGCTCGACCCGATCGCCCTCGGCCTGGAGGACCGCCACACCCCGCTCTCCTCGCTGGCGACGGCCGTCGCCGTGGTCGAGGCCGTCCGCCCCCGGATCTCCCGGGGATCGGCGCAGATCCGCTGGCCGAACGACGTGGAAGTCGACGGCCGCAAGGTGGCCGGGATCCTCCCCGAGCGGGTCAACGGCCCGGCCGGCCCGATGCTTATCATCGGCATCGGCCTGAACGTCCGGACCCGGCTCAACGACGCCCCCGGGGACGTCCGCCGCATGGCCGCCTCGCTCGCCGAGTTCGCCGAGTTCGCCGACCACGAGCCCTCGCCCGACGAGCAGGAGGCCATCTTCACCGACCTCCTTGACGCCCTCTCCCGGTCGCTCGACCTTCTCTCCCGGGACGACCCGGGGCTCGCCGGGCGATGGGCCGGGCTGGACCAGCTCCTCGGCCGTCCCGTCCGGGTCGACCTGGGCTCGGAGGTCGTCTCGGGGATCGGCGCGGGGATCGGCCCGGACGGCGGGCTCCGGGTCGAAAAACCGAGCGGCGTCCGGATCCTTTACGGGGGGCGCGTCCTCCGGGATGGCTGA
- the secD gene encoding protein translocase subunit SecD, producing the protein MKNLTPRLILIGLAAVLGLLVLFSQQVGLSDERPLKLGIDLSGGTILVYQVEQQAGERVDLDELVSALKRRINPEGVFDITIRSVGQDRVEIIMPEEMANQAEEVKRKLTEEGSLAFRILASTNRASDFPAYLNRLAPTSRDFQPIVESLPEVGPTAGGQEAFRWAKLGEVVEATRAEAGAPTSIGARSITVAEAGWPPNRFRGLTAVLESAEGAAIEATIDRNTEDTLYLDRPLGVDAGAVTGVRVDYASGPAEITDPIREWSTNRYEGLPVLLEGVRDGEAARVTGEVASNTADTLTLTRDHGLDVVSSYRIAYNPSSIAMGGDGASISPEAAGDAVVRGVRVPSQPGTTEYFVLYEVPRDTQDVTGDMLERVYPQSDEQMRPAVGFDLDSIGARRFGSLTGRYRPRQEGAFFYNLAIILDGEIMSAPRINDRISDRGIITVGGQGGQAAEEVNYLIDILRAGSLPVALQTPPLQEETIGPTLGEDTIRKGVFAITVALALVPIFMIVYYQFAGVVSVIALLLNMVLLLASMALTGSSITLPGLAGLALTIGMAVDANVLIYERMREERDRGAPLGQQIRNGFGKAWSTILDSNLTTVLTGIVLWSVGTEEVKGFALVTIIGLLWNLFTAVFVSRTIFELAYQKGWIKRLTMLRLLNRTNIDFVGPRRYCMVGSALVIALGLSIFFSRGGTEQQGSMYNIDFTGGSLVTVRLDDEELGGQTPAARISTVRDTAGAVLPNVTVESLTVSGEEERGEAPRYNIRTTEQSPDVVQEKVLEAFSESLVRVELISAEPIPAEPDADPDADPTGLEGNRYRLTFNLPQPPSRIADAFAQILASADPPVASPRSQFRVANPDAPPNDVDQAGETLVLSTSLAGDRVQPYLALLGTELREDRDFLFERLENFGSVVAGETRQKAIVAIVASWLIIIGYLWFRFQSIAYGVAAVIALIHDVLIALGAVALAGYKIDLPMIAAFLTLIGFSVNDTIVIFDRIRELRGKSPNLTPRLVNEAINVTLSRTILTSLTTWMVVMIFWLFGGEGLSGFSFCLVIGFISGTYSTIFIAAPILIEWIGKPSKKDAGALATSR; encoded by the coding sequence GCCGGCGAGCGCGTCGACCTCGACGAACTGGTCTCGGCGCTCAAGCGCCGGATCAACCCCGAGGGCGTCTTCGACATCACGATCCGCAGCGTCGGCCAGGATCGCGTCGAGATCATCATGCCCGAGGAGATGGCCAACCAGGCCGAGGAGGTGAAGCGCAAGCTCACCGAGGAGGGCTCGCTCGCCTTCCGGATCCTCGCCTCGACCAACCGGGCCTCCGACTTCCCGGCCTACCTCAACCGCCTGGCCCCCACCAGCCGGGACTTCCAGCCGATTGTCGAAAGCCTCCCCGAGGTCGGCCCCACCGCCGGCGGCCAGGAGGCGTTCCGCTGGGCCAAGCTCGGCGAGGTCGTCGAGGCGACCCGGGCCGAGGCCGGGGCGCCGACCTCGATCGGCGCCCGCTCGATCACCGTCGCCGAGGCCGGATGGCCCCCCAACCGATTCCGGGGCCTGACGGCCGTGCTGGAAAGCGCCGAAGGGGCCGCGATCGAGGCCACGATCGACCGGAATACCGAGGACACCCTCTACCTCGATCGCCCCCTCGGGGTCGACGCAGGCGCGGTCACCGGGGTCCGGGTCGACTACGCCTCCGGTCCCGCCGAGATCACCGACCCGATCCGGGAGTGGTCCACCAATCGCTACGAGGGCCTCCCGGTCCTCCTCGAAGGGGTCAGGGACGGCGAGGCGGCCCGAGTGACGGGCGAGGTCGCCTCCAACACCGCCGACACCCTGACGCTGACCCGGGACCACGGGCTCGACGTGGTGTCCTCGTACCGGATCGCCTACAACCCGAGCAGCATCGCGATGGGAGGCGACGGCGCCTCCATCAGCCCCGAGGCCGCCGGGGACGCCGTCGTCCGGGGAGTCCGGGTGCCGAGCCAGCCGGGCACGACCGAGTACTTCGTGCTCTACGAGGTCCCCCGGGACACTCAGGACGTCACCGGCGACATGCTGGAGCGGGTCTACCCGCAGTCCGACGAGCAGATGCGCCCGGCCGTCGGCTTCGACCTCGACAGCATCGGCGCCCGACGCTTCGGCAGCCTGACCGGCCGCTACCGCCCCCGGCAGGAAGGGGCCTTCTTCTACAACCTCGCCATCATCCTCGACGGCGAGATCATGTCGGCCCCCCGGATCAACGATCGCATCTCCGACCGGGGCATCATCACGGTCGGGGGCCAGGGCGGTCAGGCCGCCGAGGAGGTCAACTACCTGATCGACATCCTCCGGGCCGGCAGCCTGCCGGTCGCGTTGCAGACCCCGCCCTTGCAGGAGGAGACGATCGGCCCCACGCTGGGCGAGGACACGATCCGCAAGGGGGTCTTCGCCATCACGGTGGCCCTGGCGCTGGTGCCGATCTTCATGATCGTCTACTACCAGTTCGCCGGCGTGGTGTCGGTGATCGCCCTCTTGCTGAACATGGTGCTGCTGCTGGCCTCGATGGCCCTGACCGGCAGCTCGATCACCCTCCCCGGGCTGGCGGGCCTGGCCCTGACGATCGGCATGGCCGTCGACGCAAATGTGCTCATTTACGAGCGCATGAGGGAGGAGCGGGACCGGGGCGCGCCGCTCGGGCAGCAGATCCGCAACGGATTCGGCAAGGCGTGGTCGACGATCCTCGACTCGAACCTCACCACCGTGCTCACGGGGATCGTCCTCTGGTCGGTCGGCACGGAGGAGGTCAAGGGCTTCGCCCTGGTGACGATCATCGGCCTGCTCTGGAACCTGTTCACGGCCGTCTTCGTCTCCCGGACGATCTTCGAGCTGGCCTATCAGAAGGGGTGGATCAAGCGGCTGACGATGCTCCGGCTGCTGAACCGGACGAACATCGACTTCGTCGGGCCGAGGCGGTACTGCATGGTCGGCTCCGCCCTGGTGATCGCGCTGGGCCTGTCGATCTTCTTCAGCCGGGGAGGCACCGAACAGCAGGGGTCGATGTACAACATCGACTTCACCGGCGGTTCGCTCGTGACCGTCCGGCTCGACGACGAGGAGCTGGGGGGCCAGACCCCCGCGGCCCGGATCTCGACGGTCCGGGACACGGCCGGTGCCGTCCTGCCCAACGTCACCGTCGAGAGCCTGACGGTCTCCGGGGAGGAGGAGCGGGGAGAGGCCCCGAGGTACAACATCCGGACCACGGAGCAGTCGCCGGACGTCGTGCAGGAGAAGGTCCTCGAGGCGTTCTCCGAGAGCCTCGTGCGGGTCGAGCTGATTTCCGCCGAGCCGATCCCCGCCGAGCCCGACGCCGACCCGGACGCCGACCCAACGGGCCTGGAGGGCAACCGTTACCGGCTGACCTTCAACCTGCCCCAGCCCCCATCCCGGATCGCCGACGCCTTCGCCCAGATCCTCGCCTCGGCCGACCCGCCGGTGGCGAGCCCCCGCTCCCAGTTCCGGGTGGCCAACCCCGACGCCCCGCCGAACGACGTCGACCAGGCCGGCGAGACGCTGGTGCTCTCGACCTCGCTGGCCGGGGACCGGGTCCAGCCTTACCTCGCCTTGCTCGGGACGGAGCTGAGGGAGGACAGGGACTTCCTGTTCGAGCGGCTGGAGAACTTCGGCAGCGTCGTCGCGGGGGAGACCCGGCAGAAGGCGATCGTGGCGATCGTGGCCAGTTGGCTCATCATCATCGGCTACCTCTGGTTCCGCTTCCAGTCGATCGCCTACGGCGTGGCGGCGGTCATCGCCCTGATCCACGACGTGCTCATCGCCCTGGGTGCGGTGGCCCTGGCCGGGTACAAGATCGACCTGCCGATGATCGCCGCCTTCCTGACGCTCATCGGCTTCTCGGTCAACGACACGATCGTCATCTTCGACCGCATCCGGGAGCTCCGGGGCAAGTCCCCGAACCTGACGCCCCGGCTGGTGAACGAGGCGATCAACGTGACGCTCAGCCGGACGATCCTCACCTCGCTGACCACCTGGATGGTGGTGATGATCTTCTGGCTCTTCGGCGGCGAGGGGCTCTCCGGCTTCTCGTTCTGCCTGGTGATCGGCTTCATCAGCGGCACCTACAGCACCATCTTCATCGCGGCACCGATCCTCATCGAGTGGATCGGCAAGCCCTCGAAGAAGGACGCCGGGGCACTGGCGACCAGCCGGTGA